A genomic stretch from Colwellia sp. Arc7-635 includes:
- a CDS encoding efflux RND transporter permease subunit, translating into MSEFSQTEPEKKHTGIIAWFTHNSVAANLLMVFILVSGYFSYQGINKKMFPEFNANSIQVVVPHLGAAPEEVEQSVILKVEESLEDIEGIKRITATASEGVGVITIELQSGYSMSEKLDEVQMQVDAITTFPEQAEKPIVTKQEFKGQVMWLSVSGSMERRARQVMAQNIRDEIMALPSVNSAEIVGSRDYEISIEVSEEKLQQYQLTFDEITQAVRSSSVDMPGGTIKTRGGDILLRAEGQAYTGHEYGDLVLRTDVDGTRLILSDIANIKDGFVEQDDFATFDDENTSSIMVQSTGDQNDLEIAAQVRGYVDEKNHQLPQGAKLTVWGDSSYYLSERLDMMIDNMLMGAFLVFIVLALFLRIKIAFWVMLGIPISFFGALLMMPLLGEWSVSINMLSLFAFIMVLGIVVDDAIVIGESAYAEIEKYGHSRDNIISGTMRVAMPATFGVLTTIAAFTPLLFIDATFAAFFRSISIVVSFCLVFSLIESKWILPAHLAHMKYVPLTAENANFLERFQMRFKEKLENFIHSVYKPLLEKALIARYNTMAIFVAILILSISLIAGSFVKLEVFPNIPSDFIQGNITMIDGSAAHQRNKAIEQVEQAIRKVSKDNKYDGVSFIEHKMIFTNGNTSANVLLELVKPDQRELNAYEIEKLWRDEIGEIPGTKELRFFAGTNAGGGAAIEFQLTGQNDIELEAAAEAIQAQLNSYDGVYDVRHSFSRGSQEIKLSIKPEAEVLGLNLSSLAKQVRQAFYGDEAQRIQRGRDELKVMVRYPEADRLSVSDLEDMWIRTPNGEQVPFYQVANIEIGQGFSSITRINQKRSITISADIDNEKVESRKVVSEMNEQYIPEILADYPSVNYGVEGASKDQEDFLSQLGFAAIGALFLIYGLIAIPTKSYSQPLVIMSVIPFGIIGAIIGHWLLGRTINMMSMFGFIALTGVVVNDSLIMVDFINKAKGSGMRMFDIVSQAGTQRFRAILLTSLTTFFGIFPLYFEQSLQAQFIIPMAISLGFGIVFATVITLFLIPALYMIKEDIANIFRKPAEKNAETTHV; encoded by the coding sequence ATGAGCGAGTTCTCTCAAACTGAGCCAGAAAAAAAACACACCGGTATTATTGCGTGGTTTACCCACAATAGTGTCGCAGCAAACTTGCTGATGGTGTTTATTTTAGTGTCAGGATACTTCTCCTATCAGGGCATTAATAAAAAGATGTTTCCTGAATTCAATGCCAACAGTATTCAGGTTGTGGTGCCTCATTTGGGCGCGGCACCAGAAGAAGTCGAACAATCAGTTATTCTTAAAGTTGAAGAATCACTGGAGGATATCGAAGGCATAAAACGTATAACAGCAACCGCTAGCGAAGGTGTTGGTGTTATCACTATCGAGTTACAGTCAGGCTATTCTATGTCTGAAAAACTTGATGAAGTACAAATGCAAGTTGACGCGATTACGACCTTTCCTGAACAAGCCGAAAAACCTATCGTCACTAAACAAGAATTTAAAGGTCAGGTGATGTGGTTATCGGTAAGTGGTTCAATGGAACGACGTGCTAGACAAGTCATGGCGCAAAATATTCGTGATGAAATCATGGCATTACCTAGTGTTAACAGCGCTGAAATAGTGGGTAGTCGTGATTATGAAATCAGTATTGAAGTATCAGAAGAAAAACTGCAACAGTATCAACTGACCTTTGATGAAATTACCCAAGCGGTGAGAAGTTCATCGGTCGACATGCCTGGCGGTACAATCAAAACTCGTGGTGGCGATATTTTACTGCGCGCCGAAGGCCAAGCTTACACGGGCCATGAATATGGCGATTTAGTCTTACGGACTGATGTTGATGGTACGCGTTTAATCTTATCTGATATTGCTAACATTAAAGATGGCTTTGTCGAGCAAGATGACTTTGCCACTTTCGATGATGAAAACACCTCCAGTATTATGGTGCAATCAACGGGCGATCAAAACGATTTAGAAATTGCCGCTCAGGTTAGGGGTTACGTGGATGAAAAAAATCATCAATTGCCTCAGGGAGCTAAATTAACGGTTTGGGGCGATAGCTCTTATTATCTCTCAGAACGTTTAGACATGATGATTGATAACATGCTGATGGGGGCATTTTTAGTTTTCATCGTACTAGCTTTATTTTTGAGAATAAAAATCGCGTTTTGGGTGATGCTAGGTATTCCGATCAGTTTTTTTGGTGCTTTGCTGATGATGCCGCTATTAGGCGAATGGTCGGTATCAATTAACATGTTGAGTTTGTTCGCATTTATCATGGTGCTCGGTATTGTGGTTGATGACGCGATTGTCATTGGCGAAAGTGCTTATGCTGAAATTGAAAAGTATGGTCATTCTCGCGATAACATTATCAGTGGCACTATGCGAGTTGCTATGCCCGCAACCTTTGGTGTTTTAACCACGATAGCCGCCTTTACGCCGTTATTGTTTATAGATGCTACCTTTGCTGCTTTCTTCCGCTCAATTTCAATTGTAGTGAGCTTTTGTTTAGTCTTTTCGTTGATTGAGTCAAAGTGGATTTTACCAGCGCATTTAGCGCACATGAAATATGTACCATTAACTGCCGAGAACGCTAATTTTCTTGAACGTTTTCAAATGCGTTTTAAAGAGAAGCTAGAAAACTTTATTCACTCGGTTTATAAGCCTTTACTCGAAAAAGCCTTAATTGCCCGTTACAACACGATGGCTATATTTGTTGCGATTCTGATTTTATCTATCAGCCTGATTGCGGGCTCGTTTGTAAAATTAGAAGTATTTCCGAATATTCCAAGTGACTTTATTCAAGGTAATATTACGATGATTGATGGCTCTGCTGCACATCAACGTAATAAAGCGATAGAGCAAGTAGAGCAAGCTATTAGGAAGGTCTCTAAAGATAATAAATATGATGGTGTTAGTTTTATTGAACATAAAATGATTTTCACCAATGGTAATACGAGTGCTAATGTATTGTTAGAATTAGTAAAACCAGACCAACGTGAGCTTAATGCTTACGAAATAGAGAAATTATGGCGTGATGAAATTGGCGAAATTCCAGGGACTAAAGAATTACGATTCTTTGCGGGTACTAATGCTGGCGGTGGTGCCGCCATTGAGTTTCAGCTAACGGGTCAAAATGATATTGAACTGGAAGCCGCAGCAGAAGCTATTCAAGCGCAGCTAAATAGCTATGACGGTGTTTACGATGTTCGACACTCTTTTAGCCGTGGTAGCCAAGAAATTAAGCTAAGCATTAAACCTGAAGCTGAAGTCTTAGGCTTGAATTTATCAAGCTTGGCTAAGCAAGTCAGACAAGCTTTTTATGGTGATGAAGCACAGCGTATTCAGCGTGGTCGCGATGAGTTGAAAGTGATGGTACGTTATCCTGAAGCTGACCGTTTATCGGTTTCTGATTTAGAAGACATGTGGATAAGAACACCAAACGGCGAGCAAGTGCCATTTTATCAAGTGGCCAATATTGAAATAGGCCAAGGTTTTTCTAGCATTACGCGTATTAATCAAAAACGTTCAATTACCATTTCAGCTGATATCGACAATGAAAAAGTTGAGTCGAGAAAAGTTGTCAGCGAAATGAATGAACAATACATCCCTGAAATCTTAGCTGATTATCCTAGTGTTAATTATGGCGTTGAAGGGGCAAGTAAAGACCAAGAAGACTTCTTATCACAATTAGGTTTTGCTGCAATCGGTGCCTTGTTCTTGATTTATGGCTTGATCGCGATTCCAACCAAATCTTATAGCCAACCTTTAGTTATTATGTCAGTTATTCCTTTTGGTATTATCGGCGCAATTATTGGCCATTGGTTGCTCGGACGCACGATTAACATGATGTCGATGTTTGGCTTTATTGCTTTGACCGGGGTTGTGGTAAACGATAGTTTGATTATGGTCGACTTTATTAATAAAGCTAAAGGCTCTGGCATGCGCATGTTCGACATTGTTAGCCAAGCGGGTACACAAAGATTCAGAGCGATATTGTTAACGTCACTCACCACATTTTTTGGTATTTTCCCATTGTATTTTGAACAGAGCTTGCAAGCACAGTTTATTATACCAATGGCAATATCTTTAGGTTTTGGTATTGTTTTCGCTACGGTGATCACCCTGTTTTTGATCCCCGCGCTGTATATGATCAAAGAAGATATTGCGAATATTTTTAGAAAACCAGCAGAGAAAAATGCTGAAACAACGCATGTTTAA
- a CDS encoding HlyD family efflux transporter periplasmic adaptor subunit translates to MLNRILISFVFLLFLGCSHEQENVALGTLERDRIAHTATVSEVITDLPIAAGSKVIKGTVLVRLDDDLQKASVAKAKAQVQQAQATLDKAHNGARQEEVAAAKANVAGAEAALAKSTASYARAKSLIKTNLTSQATLDDALANRDKNLATLSNTQEQLLQLINGTRIEDLAIAEAVLASNIAMLASEEKKLSNLTITAKRDGILDNLPWNLGERVTAGSPVAIVLAGKAPFARVYIPEPYRVHIKVGDSLTVHVDGLAKPILGNVRWIATEPAFTPYYALNQAERANLMYLAEIMLPDNTSDLPSGIPAQVVLPLVTGLSER, encoded by the coding sequence ATGCTTAATAGAATATTAATCAGCTTCGTATTTTTGCTTTTTCTCGGCTGTAGTCACGAACAAGAAAATGTCGCACTAGGTACCTTGGAGCGTGATCGAATCGCACACACGGCAACAGTCAGTGAAGTAATCACCGACCTACCCATAGCAGCCGGTAGCAAGGTTATTAAAGGTACGGTATTAGTTAGGCTTGATGATGACTTACAAAAGGCATCGGTTGCCAAAGCGAAAGCGCAAGTGCAACAGGCGCAAGCAACCTTAGACAAAGCGCACAACGGCGCTCGACAAGAAGAGGTCGCGGCAGCAAAAGCTAATGTCGCAGGCGCTGAAGCGGCTTTAGCAAAAAGTACCGCCAGTTACGCTCGCGCAAAAAGTTTAATAAAAACAAATTTAACTAGCCAAGCGACTCTCGATGATGCGCTAGCAAACCGTGATAAAAACTTAGCAACACTGAGCAATACTCAAGAGCAATTATTACAACTCATTAATGGTACTCGCATTGAAGATTTAGCCATTGCTGAAGCCGTTTTAGCGAGTAATATTGCCATGTTAGCCAGTGAGGAAAAAAAACTCAGTAACTTAACCATTACCGCCAAGCGTGATGGTATTTTGGATAATTTACCGTGGAATCTAGGGGAGCGTGTTACCGCAGGTAGCCCAGTGGCTATTGTGCTCGCCGGCAAAGCGCCTTTTGCTCGCGTTTATATTCCGGAGCCTTACCGTGTTCATATCAAAGTCGGTGATTCATTAACGGTACATGTTGATGGTTTAGCTAAGCCTATTCTCGGTAATGTTCGCTGGATAGCTACCGAACCTGCATTCACGCCTTATTATGCGCTTAACCAAGCTGAGCGTGCTAACTTAATGTATTTAGCCGAAATAATGTTACCTGACAATACTAGCGATTTACCTAGTGGCATTCCCGCCCAAGTCGTTTTACCACTGGTAACTGGCCTAAGTGAACGCTAA
- a CDS encoding ABC transporter permease yields the protein MKSLLRIQAIVIKELIQLRRDRMTFGMVIMIPLVQLLLFAFAINTNIRHIPVGIVDQSQTALSRVLQQTISATSIVNFTRHYTSLPQAQAAIDRGDVRAVLIIPKDVSQRLVRHSTVGFGLPSASDEETSRPIAQWLVDGSDTAIAGSIKSLRNMPLAELLDKPVNRNVPTFEVTLLYNPEQRSVVNIVPGLVGIILTMTMIMFTSAAIVRERERGNMELLITTPLASLELMIGKIFPYIFIGAIQVIIILGLGYFFFNAPINGGLWQLTFATLLFICASLVLGLVISTLAKNQLQSMQMTVFILLPSILLSGFMFPYEGMPEIAQYIAEGLPATHFIRLVRGVVLRDVAVVDMTFDMVWLIGFTLLGLMVAALRFKKSLD from the coding sequence ATGAAATCCTTATTAAGAATTCAAGCCATTGTTATAAAAGAGTTAATTCAGCTTAGACGCGACAGAATGACTTTCGGGATGGTGATCATGATCCCTTTAGTGCAGTTGCTACTGTTTGCCTTTGCCATTAATACCAATATTCGCCATATTCCGGTTGGTATTGTCGATCAGAGCCAAACTGCATTAAGTCGGGTATTACAGCAAACCATTTCCGCAACCAGTATCGTTAATTTTACCCGTCATTATACTTCGTTACCGCAAGCGCAAGCCGCTATTGACCGCGGCGATGTGCGCGCGGTGCTGATCATTCCAAAAGATGTTAGCCAACGTTTAGTACGCCACAGCACCGTAGGCTTTGGTTTACCATCGGCTAGCGATGAAGAAACGAGTCGCCCTATTGCGCAATGGTTAGTCGATGGCTCTGATACTGCGATCGCGGGTAGCATAAAAAGTTTACGTAATATGCCCTTAGCAGAATTATTAGACAAACCCGTTAACCGTAATGTGCCAACTTTTGAAGTAACTTTACTGTATAACCCAGAGCAACGCAGTGTAGTCAATATTGTACCTGGCCTAGTCGGCATTATTCTCACGATGACCATGATCATGTTTACCTCAGCCGCTATTGTTCGCGAGCGAGAACGTGGCAATATGGAACTATTAATTACCACACCTTTAGCTTCACTTGAACTGATGATAGGTAAAATTTTTCCGTATATATTTATTGGCGCCATTCAAGTCATTATTATTTTAGGCTTGGGATATTTCTTTTTTAACGCGCCAATTAATGGCGGTTTATGGCAATTAACCTTCGCAACCCTACTGTTTATTTGTGCAAGCTTAGTACTAGGTTTAGTGATATCTACGTTAGCGAAAAACCAATTACAATCAATGCAAATGACCGTATTTATATTACTGCCGTCAATATTATTATCCGGCTTTATGTTTCCTTACGAAGGTATGCCAGAAATAGCACAATACATTGCAGAAGGCTTACCAGCAACTCACTTTATTCGATTGGTGCGTGGCGTTGTTTTACGTGATGTTGCCGTAGTTGATATGACGTTTGACATGGTATGGTTAATTGGTTTCACCTTACTAGGCTTAATGGTTGCGGCCTTGCGCTTTAAAAAGTCGCTCGATTAG
- a CDS encoding efflux RND transporter periplasmic adaptor subunit — protein sequence MSSTAENNNKKNRRMIPLRYVLTPIAIILLAIVGLIVFAALAPKPAKKPAIIKAPLVEVQAIERQDVGFIIASQGSVLPRTQTNLVSEVSGQITAVNEKFNVGGYFKKGEELLTIDDISYQVALLQAQSRLDAAKSVLIEEQARKDQAEDEWMLSGKTLSEAPILALRLPQLQKAQADIKAAKADVTDAEVKLTRTKIIAPYDAIVKEKQVDIGQYVTTGAVLAKTFAVDYAEVRLPIKQRDVDFLNLPKINQKQNKLSKVDIHYQLSGVEHTWAANLTRYEGEVDSRSRVHYVIAQVDDPYSVLSSSEHQELRMGTFVNANISGKVVNDIVTIPRDALRGANKIYLVDSENRLHIQEITVLRNDADYVYSHDQFSAGFRLVMTQMEAPVEGMALRIVGEQEETPVTESLDDTANAQGEE from the coding sequence ATGAGTTCAACTGCCGAAAATAACAACAAAAAAAATAGACGCATGATCCCGTTACGTTATGTATTAACTCCTATCGCCATTATCTTACTCGCTATTGTTGGTTTGATTGTCTTTGCGGCACTAGCACCTAAACCAGCAAAGAAGCCGGCTATAATTAAAGCGCCATTGGTTGAAGTTCAAGCGATTGAGCGACAAGATGTAGGTTTTATTATTGCTAGCCAAGGTAGTGTTTTACCTCGTACACAAACCAATTTAGTGTCAGAAGTTTCTGGGCAAATTACCGCAGTAAACGAGAAGTTTAATGTCGGTGGTTATTTCAAAAAAGGTGAAGAGCTACTGACTATTGATGACATCAGTTATCAGGTGGCATTATTACAAGCGCAATCTCGTTTAGATGCCGCTAAATCGGTATTAATTGAAGAGCAAGCAAGAAAAGATCAAGCAGAAGACGAATGGATGTTATCAGGTAAAACGTTATCTGAAGCGCCAATCTTGGCTTTACGTTTGCCACAATTACAAAAAGCTCAGGCTGATATCAAGGCAGCAAAAGCCGATGTTACCGACGCAGAAGTGAAACTTACACGTACTAAAATCATTGCACCTTACGACGCTATAGTAAAAGAAAAGCAAGTCGATATCGGCCAATATGTGACGACAGGAGCCGTATTAGCGAAAACTTTTGCCGTAGATTATGCCGAAGTAAGACTACCTATCAAGCAGCGTGATGTTGATTTTTTAAATTTACCGAAAATAAATCAAAAGCAGAATAAGCTCTCAAAAGTCGATATTCATTATCAACTGTCGGGTGTCGAACATACTTGGGCGGCAAACTTAACCCGTTATGAAGGTGAAGTTGATAGTCGAAGCCGAGTGCATTATGTGATTGCGCAAGTGGATGACCCGTACAGCGTTTTATCATCTAGCGAGCATCAAGAGTTGCGCATGGGCACTTTTGTTAATGCCAATATTTCAGGCAAAGTGGTGAACGATATTGTCACTATTCCTCGTGATGCTTTACGCGGCGCCAATAAAATTTATCTTGTCGATAGCGAAAATAGACTACATATTCAAGAGATTACGGTTCTGCGCAATGATGCTGATTATGTTTATAGCCATGACCAATTTAGCGCAGGATTTCGTTTAGTTATGACGCAAATGGAAGCTCCAGTTGAAGGTATGGCTTTACGTATTGTCGGTGAGCAAGAAGAGACACCCGTAACGGAATCGTTAGATGATACAGCTAATGCTCAAGGTGAAGAGTAA
- a CDS encoding ABC transporter ATP-binding protein — protein MTEFAIDAHNLTRKFGAMTAVSSLNLQVEKQRIYGFLGPNGSGKTTAIRLFTGLLKPSAGTVNVLGLNLPEDAERLRRQIGYMTQKFSLYDDLTIIENMQFIARIYGLSPKEQKARLDELVSIYQLSKLKKQLAGSLSGGQKQRLALACAVMHKPKLLFLDEPTSAVDPENRREFWEQLFDLCDQGITILVSTHYMDEAERCHKLAILENGIKRADDSPAQLMANMPANVIEVSTDNLRQLKQQLIALPEVVSASQLGAHLRVLVNKSIADPIAFLSQSHIMPSQTAMHLVRASLEDVFVLSTGSHIILPAETNKVEI, from the coding sequence ATGACTGAATTCGCTATTGATGCCCACAATTTAACCCGAAAATTTGGTGCAATGACCGCCGTATCATCATTAAATTTACAGGTAGAAAAACAGCGTATTTATGGTTTTCTTGGTCCCAACGGCTCAGGTAAAACCACCGCTATTCGATTATTCACCGGTTTACTCAAACCCAGTGCCGGCACCGTAAACGTCCTGGGGCTTAATTTACCTGAAGATGCTGAACGCTTGCGCAGACAAATAGGTTATATGACTCAAAAGTTTTCGCTTTATGATGATTTAACCATTATCGAGAACATGCAGTTTATTGCTCGTATTTACGGCTTAAGCCCAAAAGAGCAAAAAGCTCGCCTCGATGAACTTGTAAGTATTTACCAATTATCAAAGCTTAAAAAGCAATTGGCTGGCAGTTTAAGTGGTGGACAAAAACAACGTTTAGCGTTGGCTTGTGCAGTTATGCATAAACCTAAATTATTATTTTTAGATGAACCAACCTCCGCGGTAGATCCCGAAAATCGTCGCGAATTTTGGGAACAACTCTTTGATCTATGCGATCAGGGCATCACGATTTTAGTCTCAACACATTACATGGACGAGGCTGAGCGCTGTCATAAATTAGCTATCTTAGAAAACGGTATTAAGCGCGCTGATGATTCGCCCGCACAATTAATGGCCAACATGCCGGCGAATGTCATTGAAGTATCAACCGATAACCTTAGACAATTAAAACAGCAATTAATTGCTTTACCCGAAGTCGTATCGGCCTCACAACTGGGTGCTCATTTGCGCGTGTTGGTCAATAAATCGATTGCCGATCCTATCGCCTTTCTAAGTCAAAGCCATATTATGCCGAGCCAAACCGCAATGCACTTAGTTCGAGCGAGCCTTGAGGATGTTTTTGTCTTATCAACAGGCAGTCATATTATTTTGCCAGCAGAGACTAATAAGGTGGAGATATGA
- a CDS encoding DUF3530 family protein, whose amino-acid sequence MRLKTSPVVLLITLTVLNLFITSSYSLALAASPEEEKSAEQKDTDSAEKKTDDTVKIKVTKKIDIAAPIDSFKQQQDDIEHYLTQEKIVPLLVGPDSYLTAINEQTTGVNKGVMVLIPDWQQSIATPNALNQLRKNMPQHGWTTITLHPPHQPSDYPSQVLTSEERDSKNTESLTKYSKKFADIMLAVIEKAKSYPGVIIIVAEGSHAALIVDVCQQGMVSSPSAMVMLSSYMPTLPENTKLAQQLAATDYPVFDLYLQRDHYLVVANAKVRKEIAKREMKVYYRQKQLNNRTTGYYPEETLTREIIGWLSSIGW is encoded by the coding sequence ATGCGCTTGAAAACATCCCCAGTAGTGCTACTGATCACCTTAACGGTTTTAAACCTGTTTATAACTAGCAGCTATTCATTAGCACTTGCAGCATCTCCCGAAGAGGAAAAAAGTGCTGAACAAAAAGATACCGATAGCGCAGAAAAGAAAACAGACGACACTGTAAAAATTAAAGTCACCAAAAAAATCGATATTGCAGCGCCTATTGATAGCTTTAAACAACAACAAGATGATATTGAGCACTACTTAACTCAAGAAAAAATCGTCCCTCTACTTGTTGGTCCTGACAGTTACCTTACGGCAATTAATGAGCAAACCACGGGGGTTAACAAGGGAGTAATGGTGTTAATACCTGATTGGCAACAAAGTATAGCGACACCTAACGCTTTGAACCAGCTACGAAAAAATATGCCGCAGCATGGCTGGACAACCATTACCTTACACCCTCCGCATCAACCAAGTGATTACCCGTCGCAAGTATTAACGAGTGAAGAACGTGATAGTAAAAATACTGAAAGCTTAACAAAATACAGCAAAAAATTTGCTGATATTATGCTGGCCGTTATAGAAAAAGCAAAAAGCTATCCTGGCGTTATTATTATTGTTGCTGAAGGTAGCCATGCTGCGCTAATAGTCGATGTATGCCAACAAGGCATGGTGAGTTCGCCTAGCGCAATGGTTATGCTCAGCAGCTATATGCCGACCTTGCCAGAAAATACTAAATTAGCGCAACAGCTTGCTGCAACAGACTATCCTGTCTTTGATTTATATTTACAACGTGATCATTACTTAGTCGTTGCGAACGCAAAGGTTAGAAAAGAGATCGCGAAAAGAGAAATGAAAGTGTATTACCGACAAAAGCAATTAAATAACCGTACGACAGGCTATTACCCTGAAGAGACATTAACGAGAGAAATTATAGGTTGGTTAAGCTCTATCGGCTGGTAA
- a CDS encoding transporter substrate-binding domain-containing protein has translation MTSRAVILIVAYFIALFFITLKAQAKPTKTIIVAMYIEPPFSEIVDGKFIGENIDITNALAAKLGYKTKFVYCPLARCLSFVQSGQADMIIAVRKTAIREKFLHYLEPPIKIQKLPLKFYTLTDNDITLNHYNDLLSLKVGVLRGASYFDQFDHDTQITKVALNNHQQLIDMLLKGRIDTFLEREESILPLVDQKIYSTDINLAKFSYDKGVGSYIAVAKKSSLINEIVDLSKALQHLSHSGELALLLQRSEK, from the coding sequence TTGACTTCGCGTGCAGTGATTTTGATAGTTGCCTACTTTATTGCCTTATTTTTTATCACCTTGAAAGCTCAAGCTAAGCCGACAAAAACGATCATTGTTGCTATGTATATTGAACCACCATTTTCTGAAATTGTTGATGGTAAATTTATTGGTGAAAACATCGATATTACTAATGCACTCGCGGCCAAGCTAGGTTATAAAACCAAGTTTGTTTACTGCCCTCTCGCTCGCTGTCTTTCTTTTGTTCAAAGTGGCCAAGCAGATATGATTATAGCGGTTAGAAAAACAGCCATACGAGAGAAATTTCTTCATTACCTTGAACCACCGATCAAAATACAAAAATTACCCCTAAAATTCTATACGCTTACCGACAACGACATCACTTTAAACCATTATAATGATTTGCTGTCTTTAAAAGTTGGCGTATTAAGAGGTGCTTCATATTTTGATCAGTTTGACCACGACACTCAAATAACTAAAGTCGCGTTAAATAATCATCAGCAGCTTATTGATATGTTATTAAAGGGCAGAATTGATACATTTTTAGAGCGCGAAGAGTCAATACTGCCGTTAGTAGATCAAAAGATTTATTCAACTGACATTAACTTAGCAAAATTTTCTTATGATAAAGGTGTTGGCTCTTATATTGCTGTTGCTAAAAAATCATCTTTAATAAATGAGATAGTCGATTTATCAAAAGCATTACAGCACTTGTCTCACAGTGGTGAATTGGCATTATTATTACAGAGAAGCGAAAAGTAA
- a CDS encoding pseudouridine synthase, producing MAANPDFIYQPPMSPYLDIVYQDNDLVVLNKPSGLLTVPGRLPEHQDCLQNRVLKVLPTATVVHRLDMATSGIILMALNKPAHVAISRQFEKRLTQKCYIARVFGKIENATGSVDQPLICDWPNRPKQKVDFEQGKASLTHYKVLSYRESTDGKTTTLVELTPVTGRSHQLRVHMLSLGHPILGDRLYAHEQALAMSKRLQLHAKMLQVSHPVSGETLTFSKACPFD from the coding sequence ATGGCTGCCAATCCTGACTTTATTTATCAGCCTCCGATGAGTCCTTACCTTGATATCGTATATCAAGACAACGACTTAGTGGTGCTCAACAAACCAAGTGGTTTACTCACTGTGCCTGGTCGCTTACCTGAGCATCAAGACTGTTTGCAAAATAGGGTACTAAAAGTGCTACCGACAGCCACCGTTGTTCATCGCTTGGATATGGCGACATCGGGCATTATTTTAATGGCACTGAATAAACCAGCACATGTGGCTATTAGTCGTCAGTTTGAAAAGCGCTTAACGCAAAAATGCTACATTGCTCGGGTTTTTGGTAAAATTGAAAATGCGACAGGCTCTGTCGACCAGCCGTTAATTTGCGATTGGCCAAATAGACCAAAACAAAAAGTAGATTTTGAGCAGGGTAAAGCTTCATTAACTCACTATAAAGTATTAAGTTATCGAGAAAGTACTGACGGTAAAACAACGACGTTAGTTGAGCTGACACCGGTTACGGGACGTTCTCACCAGCTACGTGTACATATGTTGTCGCTTGGCCATCCAATACTCGGGGATCGACTCTACGCTCACGAGCAAGCATTAGCCATGAGTAAGCGTTTACAGTTACATGCAAAAATGTTGCAAGTTAGCCATCCTGTATCCGGTGAAACCTTAACTTTTTCAAAAGCATGCCCTTTTGACTAA
- a CDS encoding YacL family protein, whose translation MEYQFIDDPITGAAMAKFSLEHEVIGPWLEVEVGTSAEKLQQLLSAISDIEQEKQTEITITGNEYSAVFNRGDVTIQTNASMDGLEVLPDGLIEENIDFDQQDSAACGSEDLREILLSWATFIRKY comes from the coding sequence ATGGAATATCAATTTATAGATGATCCAATCACCGGTGCAGCAATGGCTAAATTTTCACTTGAGCATGAAGTTATCGGGCCGTGGTTAGAAGTCGAAGTGGGCACAAGTGCCGAAAAGTTGCAGCAATTGCTGTCAGCTATTTCAGATATAGAGCAAGAAAAGCAAACAGAAATTACGATCACCGGCAATGAATACAGCGCGGTGTTTAATCGCGGTGATGTCACGATACAAACCAATGCTAGCATGGACGGATTAGAAGTTTTACCTGACGGGCTTATTGAAGAAAATATCGATTTTGATCAACAGGACTCGGCTGCTTGTGGTAGTGAAGATCTTAGAGAAATATTATTGTCTTGGGCAACGTTTATTCGTAAATATTAA